One genomic segment of Chelonia mydas isolate rCheMyd1 chromosome 1, rCheMyd1.pri.v2, whole genome shotgun sequence includes these proteins:
- the CCDC90B gene encoding coiled-coil domain-containing protein 90B, mitochondrial isoform X7, which produces MRGGGLGRRLLASGGGSRPGPPWGAALPAPRRGFAATAPVKSYDMRRVEITPLEQRKLTFDTHALVRELEVHGFGKEQAETIVSALTTLSNLSLDTVYKDMVTQAQQVEITLQQIMAHLDSIRKDMVILEKSEFANLRAENEKMKIELDQVKQQLMNETSKIRADNKLDINLERSRVTDMFTDQEKNLMEATTEFHKKLLFSLA; this is translated from the exons ATGAGGGGCGGCGGGCTGGGCCGGAGGCTCCTGGCCTCGGGGGGCGGCTCGCGGCCGGGCCCGCCCTGGGGCGCCGCGCTGCCGGCCCCAAGGAGAG GTTTTGCTGCCACAGCCCCTGTGAAGTCGTATGACATGAGAAGAGTTGAAATAACCCCACTGGAACAGAGAAAGCTAACCTTTGATACCCATGCATTGGTACGAGAGCTGGAAGTGCATG GTTTTGGTAAAGAACAAGCAGAGACCATTGTATCAGCATTAACAACTTTGTCAAATCTCAGCCTAGACACAGTCTATAAGGATATGGTGACCCAAGCTCAGCAGGTG GAAATAACTCTGCAGCAGATAATGGCGCATTTAGACTCTATTCGGAAAGATATGGTCATCCTAGAGAAAAGTGAATTTGCAAACCTGAGAGCAGAGAATGAG AAAATGAAAATTGAGTTGGATCAAGTTAAACAGCAGCTAATG AATGAAACTAGTAAAATCAGAGCTGATAATAAGCTGGACATAAATCTGGAAAGGAGCAGAGTGACAGATATG TTCACAGATCAGGAAAAGAATCTGATGGAAGCAACTACAGAGTTTCATAAAAAA